The nucleotide window TCATGTTGATCAGGTTTAATCTTAAGTGCCTGATCAAAGGAATCAATGGCCTCTTGAAAGCGTCCTAAATTACTTAAGGCAATTCCTCGGTTGTTCCAAGCTTCATGTTGATCAGGTTTAATCTTGAGTGCCTGATCAAAGGAATCAATGGCCTTTTGAGTACGTCCTAAAATTCCGAGGGCAACTCCTCGGTTATTCCAAACTTTATCTTGATCGGGTTTTTTTTTGTTCTAATTGGGTAAATATTGCCCAGTCTAGATTTAGATTTTAATGACTCATGAATTATCTAGCTCATTTATTTTTAGCTGAAAATACCCCAGAATCCCGTTTAGGAAATCTTTTAGGAGATTTTGTTAAGGGAAATCTCGATAATTTTAAAACTGTTTATTCTCCCCAAATTATTCAAGGCATTAAAATCCATCAAAAAATCGATTATTTTACCGATCGCCACCCCATTTTTAAACAAAGTAAACAACGTATCAGTGAAAAAAATAGACGATATGCAGGTGTTATTATTGATATTTATTACGATCATTTCTTATCTAAAAACTGGCTCACTTATTCTAATCAAGACTTAGAAATATTTGTTACTCAGATCTATCAAATGCTTGAAACCTATAAATCTTTATTACCCGATAAATTAAAAAATGCTTTACCTCGTATGATCCAAGAAGACTGGTTAGGGTCTTACCGCTATCTTACAGGAATAGACCAAACTTTCTCCCGTCTCTCTCGACGGATTAAACGACATAATAATATAGCTTTTGCCCTAGAGGATTTAATTACTCATTATTCGTTATTAGAAGAAGATTTTGTAAATTTTTTTCCTCAACTGGTTGACTATACTAATTCTTTGTCATAGGTAATGTACAGAATAACACGCTCAATCGGGAAAGCATTGTAATTTACAATACAAAAAAACATCTGTTCAGGTTTCCTATCTGTAACAAAAATTAATTTTAAAAAGAGAAAATAAAAACGTTAAATAAGATTAAATTTTTGAGAAAATTCTGGCACTCAAAAAGAGAAACAATTAGAATAAAAGGGTAAGGAGGTAATCCCAATGAACAATTACGAGAGCAAATGCTACCAAAAAACTTATAGTGACCCTAATTTTTGGGATGGAGTTCAACCTAAGTCTAAAAGCGATCGCCAGCAAATTTGGGCAAACTGTCGAAACTTAACCGATCAATTTTACGATGAATTAACTTACAGAGGATACCTAGTTCGTAAAATCAAGCCCTAATTGTATTATTTAAGCTTCAATTATTCAAAATCAATTCTGTTCATCAATTGTTACAAAGTCCATGAACTTTTGTCCAATTTGTTCTAGATCAATGCTGCGGCATTATAGTCAAAGAAGACTATACTATTTTTGTGCCAAATGTCGCCAAGAAATGCCTTGTTCTCTTAGTCAAAAAACCTCTCAGTTTAAAAACTCTTCTAATTTATCTGACTCTTTTCCGGTTCTTTCCGTGAAAAAAAACTCCTTAATGATTAGTAATTAGTCATTAAATAATGGACAATTGATAATGGATAATTGATAATGAAAATTTTTAAATTCAGTGTCATTAATTTATAAATCTTAATTGTTGAATATTTATTATTGTTTCCATTGTCCATTGTCCATTATCCATTATCAATTGTACTTAACCACTCTAACAGAATTGAGTTAAACCGTTGAGGATCTTCATCTTGGGGACAATGTCCCATTTGATCTAACTCAACTAGCTTAATTCGAGGATTCAACGAGGCTATAATAGGGGCTAACTTAAAAGGAATCATTCGATCTTGACGACCCCAAACTAATAACATAGGAATATCTAAGTTTGCTAAAATAGTTCTAGCAGAGGGAAAAACGTCAGGATTAGACACTCTTTGACATAAAAGGCAAAACGTTCTATCCGCGCCTTCATCTAGGGGAGGAGTGGCAATAATAGCGACTAACTCGTCTGTAATAGCCTTTTGATCATAATAAGCAATTCCTGCCCAACGACGAATCACTCCCGGACGGCGCAATACTTGAAATAAAGGTTTAATAAAAATTGGCGACGAAAAAATCCGTTCTATATTATCTACAATAGGTTGTATCCATTTGGGCAGAACCGCAGCACGAGCGGAAAAATCTGGTAAACTTAACATAGCCATACCCCGAACCATTTCTGGATGAGTGGCGGCGGCTACCACAGACACCAATGAGCCGAGGGAATTCCCCACTAAAATCATCGGTTTACCGATAAACGTCCGCCAAAAATCATAGACTTGCTCTACCCACAAATCAACGGTAATATTAGTATAGACCTTACGAGAAGCCCCAAACCCTAACAAATCTATTGCATAGACTCGATGACGTTGACTCAATACACCGATATTATTCCGCCAGTGTTCGATGGCAGCACCAAAACCATGAATCAAAAGGATAGGGGGATAGTGCTTCTCATTTTCAAATTGGGAGCGTTTATAAGCATAACGAATTTGCCAACCCCGCCAAACCCAGTCTCTTTGATAACCGATTCGATGTTCCCAGTCTCCTGCAATAGTCACAACTGTCTTAACTTCCTTATGAGAAATCTTTACTTTTCTTTAATTGTAGTAGGCATTTTCAATGGGTAGGAGATAATCTAGATACATCAAGCTACACTTAATCTCTCTAGAGGTTAAGGTAAGATCACAAATAAACTTATTTACTCATACAATCAGAGCCAGTAACATGGCGATTTAATTATCAACTTAAACCGTGACCTTAATTTCACTTATTGGAGCGATCAATAAATACCTGTGATAAATAATACTAAACGCCCGCAACGGGATTTACCCCAAATAAACGAAAGAATCCGTTTTCCACAAATTCGGGTCATCGATAATGATGGCTCTCAAATCGGCATTATGACCCCAGATGAGGCGTTAAAAATTGCCGAGGAGAAAGAACTGGATTTAGTGTTAGTCAGTGAAACGGCTACACCTCCAGTTTGCCGAGTTATGGATTACGGTAAATTTAAATTTGAACAAGAGAAAAAAGCAAGAGAAGCTAAAAAGAAACAACATACCGCCGATGTCAAGGAAGTAAAAATGCGCTACAAAATTGACGATCATGATTATCATGTGCGCGTCAACCAAGCGCAACGCTTCCTTAAGTCAGGAGACAAGGTAAAAGCAACCATTACCTTCCGAGGCCGAGAAATTCAACACGCTAATTTAGCTGAGGAATTGTTACAACGGATGGCAACGGATTTACAAGAAATTGCCGAAGTCCAACAAGCACCGAAAAAAGAAGGCCGCAATATGATGATGTTGCTTTCTCCTAAAAAATAAATCTGCTGATTGATTAAACAGCAATTATCATGAGTGATGGGATAAAATATTTTATCTTCATCATTCATTGTTTTTGAGTTCCTGTATCAAAAAAGCTCCCTTAGAGGAGTTGATCGCTGATGAAATCAATTCCTAAACTTAAATCTAAACTTAAATTAAGTCTTCCAACTCTCCGTTTTAAACGGTTACAAGGGTTTGATTGGGTGGTTCTCGTCTCTATTCTCATCTTAGCCGTTGCGATCGGTGTGATTCTGTGGCGAGGGGAACAAACCCCTTTCCAAGTCACTCACTTTAGTTGGGAAGGAAAACAAATAGGAGTCAAAGATCGTTACTTTACCCTCTCCTTTAATCGTCCTGTCGATCGCAAAACTGTAGAAACCAATTTAGTCACTAATCCTCCCCTACCGGGAAAAATCACCTGGTCAGGAGATAAACTGGTTTATACCTTGACAGAATTACCCATTTATGGTAATAAATATGAAGTTCAACTGCAAAATGCCACCCCATCTTATAATAAGCAAGCTATAGAACCTTTTATCAGTGTCATTAATACCCACGATCGCGCCTTTGTTTATATTGGGATAGAAGGACAAGAACGGGGGAGATTAATCTTACGGAATATTATTCAGTCTAATCAAAACACGACAGAACTTAAAAAAGTCATATTAACTCCTGGGGACTTAGTTGTTACTAATTTTGAAATTTATCCCCAAGGAGATAAGATACTTTTTGCTGCATTTGATCCAAGTGCAGGAGTTGAAGGAATCAATCAACAGCAACTTTATACTGTTACCACCGGACTCAATTTTTTAGTGTCCGGAGACTCTGAACCTGTCGGCAGACTGGAACGAATTTTAGACGCAAAAGAGTATAAAAATTGGCAATTCGATTTATCAGATAACGGTCAAACTTTAGTTGTACAACGAGAAAATCATCGTAATCCCGGTGATGCCGGACTATGGGTCATTCCTCAAGAAGGTAAACCTCGACCTTTGGGTCTTCAAGCTAATGATTTTATTGTATCTCCCGATGGGCAAACCATCGCCGTTTCCCAAGATCAAGGAGTAGCGATTATTCCTTTAAATCCTCAAGCCGGTTCGCCTCAATTTTTTCAAGGATACGAAAAAATAGTCGGGTTTTCTAAAGATGGAAAGCAGAAATTACTGGTTAAAATTAATCCGAATTTTACTCGTTCTCTATTTCTCGTGAATCAGGAAGGCAAAGGACAACAATTGTTTCAAACGAATAATCCGATTATTGGCTGTAAATTTGAACCGAGGGAAGAAAAGACCCTTTACTGTCTTAAAACTGATTTAGTGGAACAAGCAGAAGGACAATATCGAGAAGAACCTTTTTTATCTATTGTTGATTTAGAAACGGGTAAAGATCTTCCGTTTTTAGCCTTACCTAATTATCGAGATGTACAAATGAGTATGTCTCCTGATGGAGTCGCTTTATTATTCGATCAATTAGTCACAACTCCCCTAGGAATTCAAAATAATTTAGTAACCGAAGGAGGAGAAGGCATTGCTGATGGTCGTCTTTGGTTATTACCCTTACCGGAAAAAGTGACCGAAGCTAATTTATTAAAAATTCTTCCTGAAGAACTTAATCCCGGTTTTCAACCTCGTTGGCTTCCTTGAATAATGGATAATGGACAATGAAGAATGGAAGTTGATTATCGACTATAATAAAACAAAGTTAAAAACTCAATAATTATCAATTATCCATTATCCATTATCCATTAATAAAATTATGCTGAGACCTGAGCAACGGACAAAATTAGATCCCTCTGAAGACGACCTATTTTATTCCTTTCCTCGGTTCGTAACTCATGTCGACGATAACTTTATCCATCAATTGACTAACCTTTACCGAGAAAGACTGACTCCTAATACTCCCATTCTCGATTTAATGAGTAGTTGGGTTTCCCATCTTCCAGAAGAAATAGAATTTTCTCATGTTGAAGGTCACGGACTTAATGAAGAAGAATTAGCCAAAAATCCGCGACTAGATCATTATATCGTCCAAAATCTCAACCTTAATCCTAAATTACCCTTTGACGATCAAGAATTTGATGCTGTTCTCAACGCCGTATCGGTGCAATATTTGCAATACCCCGAAGCCGTATTTTCAGAAATTTATCGAATTCTTAAACCCGGTGGTGTTGCAATCATCAGTTTTTCTAATCGGATGTTTTATCAAAAAGCGATCGCAGCTTGGCGAGAGGGGACAGAAAACAGTCGGGTTGAACTGGTTAAACATTATTTTCAATCTGTTTCAGGATTTAGCAAGCCGGAAGTCGTTGTCCGTCAACCCTCCATCCCCAGTTTTTTAGGAATGTTTGGGTTAGCTTCCGTCGATCCTTTTTATGCTGTCATTGCCAATCGTCTATAATCCGTAGGGTGGGCATTGCCCACCTTTAACCCCTGTGTTGTCAATTCTTACCCTTGTCTACTTTTGAATTAAAGTATTGCCCGCCTTTAATCTTTTAAATTAAAAAATTATCGAGAAAAATTTCTGATAAAATAAAAGCGAATAATTTTCAACTAATTTTTAACTCAATTAAATTATGACACTGTTTTCCGATCAAAAAGAGCGTAAAGCCTCCTTTTGGACTCGTCGTCAACTATTATGGTGGGGGTTAACTGGGATCGGTGCAGCTAGCGCAGGGATGCTCATTAAATCTGGGGTGAACCGGTTCTCCTCACGGGTCAAAATTCCCCCCATTCCTGAAATAACAGACATATCCAACGGCTTTAACCCGATAACTTTGTTACGAGACTTTGACTATGGGACTCTTAAACAAGAAAATGGCAAAAGAGTCAGAGAATTTGAAGTTATTGCTAATAGCTCTATTTTACAACTCAATTCCGCGATTACCTTTGTGAGTTGGAATTTAAATGGACGAGTTCCCGGCCCTACCTTAAGAGCAACAGAAGGCGATCGGGTTCGGATTATTTTTCATAATGAAGATGGTCACTCCCACAGTATCCATTTTCACGGAACACACCCAGAAGAGATGGATGGAGTTAAACCCGTCAGACATGGTAAAACGATGATTTATGAATTTGACGTAAATCCTTACGGATTATATCCCTATCATTGTCATATTGCCCCTGTGACTCGTCATGTGAGTAAAGGATTGTATGGGTTATTAATTGTCGATCCCAAAAAAAGCCGTCCTCCTGCGGATGAAATGGTGATGGTGATTGGGGGTTATGACATCAATAATGATGAAAAAAATGAACTCTATGCCGTTAATGGGATTCCTAACTTTTACCGAGATCATCCCATTCCCATTTATCAAAACCAACTGGTGCGCTTATATGTCCTGAATATGGTAGAATATGATCCGGCTTTAACCTTTCATATTCACGCTAACTTATTTCGGGTTTATCGTAGCGGACGGAGTCTAACCCCCGATGAAGAAACAGACGTGATTACAATGGGCACAGCAGAACGGCATATCCTCGAATTTGCCTATCCTTATCCGGGTCGCTTCATGTTTCATCCTCATCAAGATACGATCGCCGAACATGGGTGTATGGGATTATTTAATGTGCTTCCGACTTAATGAAAAATTAAATTAATAAGTGTTCTAAAAGTATTGACAATAATTATCGTTAAATTTAAGCTATAAATTTCAATCGTTTTGTGAGAGTGAATTCTAGCAATGGCAAAACAATTAAAACCTGTTCAACTCTTTTTAGCACTTGGGTTAGCCACCTCTATAATGGCCTGTGGCAATGCCTCCAATGAAGGAGGAAAATCTACAGAAGAATTACAACCCTCCCCCACCGAAACGACGACCGAAGAAGACGGCGAAGGGGACGAAGGTGGCGAAGGTCACGGAGGTCATGAAGACGGCGAAGGGGACGAAGGTGGCGAAGGGGGTGAAGGTGGCGAAGGAGGCGAAGGAGCAAGCAGTGGTAATCCAGACGTAGATTATATGACATCCCTAGGGTTGATGAAAGGGCATTTAATCGCCGCCCAAGAATTGATGGAACAAGGAAAATATGAAGAAGCCCAACCTCATATCGGTCATCCTGTAGACGAATTATATGGCGGAATCGAACCCCAATTACAAGAACGCAAGGTAGGGGAGTTTAAATCAACTTTAACTCAATTAAACGACTTGGTGAAATCTGCCCCTAAAGACCCTCAAGTAAAACAACTTCATCAAGAAGCGCAACAAAAAATAGACCAAGCCATAGCCATTATCCCTGAAACTGAACGTCAGTCCCCCGAATTAGGTCTATCGGTGATTAATCAAATGCTCAGAACTGCCGCCGAAGAATATCAAGCCGCGATCGCTAATGATAAAATTGTAGAAGCCTTAGAATATCAAGACTCAAGAGGTTTTGTAGTTTATGCTCAAACCTTATATGAAAATATAGCCCCACAAGCGGAACAAAAAAGTCCAGAAGATGCGAAAAAAATTAAAGCCAAATTAGACGAACTTGAGAAAGCTTGGCCATCCATTGAACCCCCAGAAAAACCGGTTAAAACTCCTTCGGAAGTGTATGGGTTAGTAGGGGAAATTGAATTAGCGTCATCAAGTTTAACCCGATGATTTTTACCGTTCCCACTGTTTTAGAACCATCCCAATTAGAGCAAATTAGGTCAATTTTAGAAAAAGCCGAATTTGTGGATGGGAAATTAACGGCAGGGTGGCACGCTCAGTTAGTTAAAGAAAATCAACAATTAAAATCCGGTCAAATTCAGACTCAATTAACTCAAACTGTCAAAGACGCATTGCTTAAAAATGCCCTATTTCAGACAGCAGTGCGTCCGAGAAAAATTCATTCTCTGCTATTTAGTCGGTATGAAGTCGGGATGTCTTATGGAACTCATATCGATAATGGGTTGATGGGTTCTAATTTTTGGCGTTCCGATGTATCTTTTACTTTATTTTTAACTGCACCGAAGGACTATGAGGGAGGAGAATTAGTCATAGAAGGGGCAGATGATGAGAAAGCTTATAAACTCGATCTAAACTCTGTCCTAGTGTATCCTTCTTCTACTCTCCATCGAGTTGAACCGGTTACAAAAGGAACTCGACTGGTAGCGGTAGGTTGGGTACAAAGTTTAGTTAGGGATGCCAGTGAACGGGAAATTTTATTTGATTTAGAGACAGCTAGACGAGCTATTTTTGTACAGCAG belongs to Gloeothece citriformis PCC 7424 and includes:
- a CDS encoding anti-sigma factor; this translates as MKSIPKLKSKLKLSLPTLRFKRLQGFDWVVLVSILILAVAIGVILWRGEQTPFQVTHFSWEGKQIGVKDRYFTLSFNRPVDRKTVETNLVTNPPLPGKITWSGDKLVYTLTELPIYGNKYEVQLQNATPSYNKQAIEPFISVINTHDRAFVYIGIEGQERGRLILRNIIQSNQNTTELKKVILTPGDLVVTNFEIYPQGDKILFAAFDPSAGVEGINQQQLYTVTTGLNFLVSGDSEPVGRLERILDAKEYKNWQFDLSDNGQTLVVQRENHRNPGDAGLWVIPQEGKPRPLGLQANDFIVSPDGQTIAVSQDQGVAIIPLNPQAGSPQFFQGYEKIVGFSKDGKQKLLVKINPNFTRSLFLVNQEGKGQQLFQTNNPIIGCKFEPREEKTLYCLKTDLVEQAEGQYREEPFLSIVDLETGKDLPFLALPNYRDVQMSMSPDGVALLFDQLVTTPLGIQNNLVTEGGEGIADGRLWLLPLPEKVTEANLLKILPEELNPGFQPRWLP
- a CDS encoding class I SAM-dependent methyltransferase, which encodes MMLRPEQRTKLDPSEDDLFYSFPRFVTHVDDNFIHQLTNLYRERLTPNTPILDLMSSWVSHLPEEIEFSHVEGHGLNEEELAKNPRLDHYIVQNLNLNPKLPFDDQEFDAVLNAVSVQYLQYPEAVFSEIYRILKPGGVAIISFSNRMFYQKAIAAWREGTENSRVELVKHYFQSVSGFSKPEVVVRQPSIPSFLGMFGLASVDPFYAVIANRL
- a CDS encoding Fe2+-dependent dioxygenase, coding for MIFTVPTVLEPSQLEQIRSILEKAEFVDGKLTAGWHAQLVKENQQLKSGQIQTQLTQTVKDALLKNALFQTAVRPRKIHSLLFSRYEVGMSYGTHIDNGLMGSNFWRSDVSFTLFLTAPKDYEGGELVIEGADDEKAYKLDLNSVLVYPSSTLHRVEPVTKGTRLVAVGWVQSLVRDASEREILFDLETARRAIFVQQGKTPEFDLISKSIANLLRKWAE
- a CDS encoding ACP phosphodiesterase → MNYLAHLFLAENTPESRLGNLLGDFVKGNLDNFKTVYSPQIIQGIKIHQKIDYFTDRHPIFKQSKQRISEKNRRYAGVIIDIYYDHFLSKNWLTYSNQDLEIFVTQIYQMLETYKSLLPDKLKNALPRMIQEDWLGSYRYLTGIDQTFSRLSRRIKRHNNIAFALEDLITHYSLLEEDFVNFFPQLVDYTNSLS
- a CDS encoding alpha/beta fold hydrolase, giving the protein MTIAGDWEHRIGYQRDWVWRGWQIRYAYKRSQFENEKHYPPILLIHGFGAAIEHWRNNIGVLSQRHRVYAIDLLGFGASRKVYTNITVDLWVEQVYDFWRTFIGKPMILVGNSLGSLVSVVAAATHPEMVRGMAMLSLPDFSARAAVLPKWIQPIVDNIERIFSSPIFIKPLFQVLRRPGVIRRWAGIAYYDQKAITDELVAIIATPPLDEGADRTFCLLCQRVSNPDVFPSARTILANLDIPMLLVWGRQDRMIPFKLAPIIASLNPRIKLVELDQMGHCPQDEDPQRFNSILLEWLSTIDNG
- the infC gene encoding translation initiation factor IF-3 yields the protein MNNTKRPQRDLPQINERIRFPQIRVIDNDGSQIGIMTPDEALKIAEEKELDLVLVSETATPPVCRVMDYGKFKFEQEKKAREAKKKQHTADVKEVKMRYKIDDHDYHVRVNQAQRFLKSGDKVKATITFRGREIQHANLAEELLQRMATDLQEIAEVQQAPKKEGRNMMMLLSPKK
- a CDS encoding multicopper oxidase domain-containing protein, producing the protein MTLFSDQKERKASFWTRRQLLWWGLTGIGAASAGMLIKSGVNRFSSRVKIPPIPEITDISNGFNPITLLRDFDYGTLKQENGKRVREFEVIANSSILQLNSAITFVSWNLNGRVPGPTLRATEGDRVRIIFHNEDGHSHSIHFHGTHPEEMDGVKPVRHGKTMIYEFDVNPYGLYPYHCHIAPVTRHVSKGLYGLLIVDPKKSRPPADEMVMVIGGYDINNDEKNELYAVNGIPNFYRDHPIPIYQNQLVRLYVLNMVEYDPALTFHIHANLFRVYRSGRSLTPDEETDVITMGTAERHILEFAYPYPGRFMFHPHQDTIAEHGCMGLFNVLPT